The Mucilaginibacter gracilis genomic interval GCTTTTTAATTTGCCAATTAAAGTAAAAACTTTAATGCAGCGTCAATAGTTTATCTCAATATAATCAGATTATCTACATATTGTTTGGCTAAATTTAACAATTAAAATAAAATTATGTGGTGGATATACGCTTTGCTCTCGGCTTTTTTTGCGGCCCTTGTGGCTATTTTTGCTAAAATAGGTATTAAAGGGGTTGATACCGACCTGGCTACCGCAATACGCACCGTTGTTATTTTGTTTTTGGCCTGGGCCATAGTTTTGGTAAAGGGCGGCGAACATGCCATAGGCAACCTTACCAAACAAAACTGGACTTTTTTGATCCTCTCGGGCTGTGCCACCGGCTTATCATGGATAT includes:
- a CDS encoding EamA family transporter, whose product is MWWIYALLSAFFAALVAIFAKIGIKGVDTDLATAIRTVVILFLAWAIVLVKGGEHAIGNLTKQNWTFLILSGCATGLSWIFYFKALQLGKVSQVAPIDKLSVALAILLSVLFLGESLTWKSAIGAAMIVGGTFVLIYNND